One stretch of Corallococcus exiguus DNA includes these proteins:
- the thrC gene encoding threonine synthase: MTAPALKAGYACSEGCGFTASLWDVVYRCPRCEGLLEVAHDEAALRAIPAAEWKRRFESRFATSRLPDGSGVWGKREWALPELPVEDIVSLGEGRVPLKPLPRMAAELGLGSLMLKECGVSPTGSFKDWGMTVLVSAVKHLRSRGTPIRAVACASTGDTSAALSAYAAAAGIPAVVFLPKNKVSLAQLVQPIANGARVLSLDTDFDGCMKLVQAVTADTGLYLANSMNSLRIEGQKMIAIELCQDLGWEPPDWIVIPGGNLGNASALGRGLDLLFTLGLITRRPRIAVAQAQRANPLARAFRGGFQELVPMQAGATLASAIQIGNPVSFRRAVRMLRAFDGVVEEASESELANAAARADREGTFACPQTGVALAAVEKLAASGVMAKGSSVAVVATAHGLKFADFKVGYHRETLSDVKAAHANPPVELPADLSAVREALKDLG; the protein is encoded by the coding sequence GTGACGGCTCCAGCGCTGAAGGCGGGCTACGCGTGCAGCGAGGGTTGCGGCTTCACGGCCTCGCTGTGGGACGTCGTCTACCGCTGCCCGCGCTGTGAAGGCCTGCTGGAGGTGGCCCACGACGAGGCCGCCCTGCGCGCAATCCCCGCGGCGGAGTGGAAGCGCCGCTTCGAGTCCCGCTTCGCGACGTCGCGGCTGCCGGACGGCTCCGGCGTCTGGGGCAAGCGCGAGTGGGCGCTGCCCGAGCTGCCGGTGGAGGACATCGTCTCGCTGGGCGAGGGGCGGGTGCCGCTCAAGCCGCTGCCTCGCATGGCGGCGGAGCTGGGGCTGGGCTCGCTGATGTTGAAGGAGTGCGGCGTCTCTCCGACGGGCAGCTTCAAGGACTGGGGGATGACGGTCCTGGTGTCCGCGGTGAAGCACCTGCGCTCGCGCGGCACGCCCATCCGCGCGGTGGCGTGCGCGTCCACGGGCGACACGTCCGCGGCGCTGTCCGCGTACGCCGCGGCGGCGGGTATTCCGGCGGTGGTGTTCCTGCCGAAGAACAAGGTGTCGCTCGCGCAGCTGGTGCAGCCCATCGCCAACGGGGCGCGCGTGCTGTCGCTGGACACGGACTTCGACGGCTGCATGAAGCTGGTGCAGGCGGTGACGGCGGACACGGGGTTGTACCTGGCGAACTCGATGAACTCGCTGCGCATCGAGGGCCAGAAGATGATCGCCATCGAGCTGTGCCAGGACCTGGGCTGGGAGCCGCCGGATTGGATCGTCATCCCGGGCGGTAACCTGGGCAACGCGAGCGCCCTGGGCCGGGGACTGGATCTGCTCTTCACCCTGGGGCTCATCACCCGCCGGCCGCGCATCGCGGTGGCGCAGGCGCAGCGGGCGAACCCCCTGGCGCGTGCCTTCCGGGGCGGCTTCCAGGAGCTGGTGCCCATGCAGGCGGGAGCGACGCTCGCGTCCGCCATCCAGATTGGCAACCCGGTGTCCTTCCGCCGCGCGGTGCGGATGCTGCGCGCGTTCGACGGCGTGGTGGAGGAGGCGTCGGAGTCCGAGCTGGCGAATGCGGCGGCCCGGGCGGACCGCGAGGGCACCTTCGCCTGTCCGCAGACGGGCGTCGCGCTGGCGGCGGTGGAGAAGCTGGCCGCGTCGGGCGTGATGGCGAAGGGCTCCAGCGTCGCGGTGGTGGCCACCGCTCACGGGCTGAAGTTCGCGGACTTCAAGGTCGGCTACCACCGGGAGACGCTGAGCGACGTGAAGGCCGCGCACGCGAACCCGCCGGTGGAGCTGCCCGCGGACCTGTCCGCCGTGCGCGAGGCCCTGAAGGACCTGGGCTGA
- the ribB gene encoding 3,4-dihydroxy-2-butanone-4-phosphate synthase: MSRDSELNTIEEAIRDIQAGKCVIVADDEDRENEGDLIMAAELATPEMLAFMVRHTSGIICQPMLAERLDSLRLPQMVAENTESHRTAFTVSVDFRHGTTTGVSASDRTKTIRALADPNTTADDFLRPGHIFPLRYREGGVLRRAGHTEAAVDLARLAGLQPSGILCELVKDDGTMQRMPDLKQFAREHDLKLVTIADLIEYRSRKDRLVRRESGQSVVRTRHGEFTALTYTWTPDGAKSLVLVKGDPSKVQPAPLVRLHGACALGDVFGSPDCKCNLLLDRAMENVAREGTGVIVYLPGMHGNDFGIHHKRAGDGSNASVSRAANESRDVGMGCQILTDLGVSTMRVMSNTDMTYRGLSGFGLTIESRLSLDVE; this comes from the coding sequence ATGAGCCGTGACTCCGAGTTGAACACCATCGAGGAGGCCATCCGCGACATCCAGGCTGGCAAGTGCGTCATCGTCGCCGACGACGAGGACCGTGAGAACGAAGGCGACCTCATCATGGCCGCCGAGCTCGCCACCCCGGAGATGCTGGCGTTCATGGTCCGCCACACCAGCGGCATCATCTGCCAGCCCATGCTCGCCGAGCGGCTCGACTCGCTCCGCCTGCCCCAGATGGTGGCGGAGAACACCGAGTCCCACCGCACCGCCTTCACCGTCTCCGTGGACTTCCGCCACGGCACCACCACGGGCGTCTCCGCCAGCGACCGCACGAAGACCATCCGCGCGCTCGCCGACCCGAACACCACCGCGGACGACTTCCTGCGCCCCGGCCACATCTTCCCGCTGCGCTACCGCGAAGGCGGCGTGCTGCGCCGCGCGGGCCACACCGAGGCGGCCGTGGACCTGGCGCGGCTCGCCGGCCTGCAGCCGTCCGGCATCCTCTGCGAGCTGGTGAAGGACGACGGCACCATGCAGCGCATGCCGGACCTCAAGCAGTTCGCGCGTGAGCACGACCTCAAGCTCGTCACCATCGCGGACCTCATCGAGTACCGCAGCCGCAAGGACCGCCTGGTGCGCCGTGAGTCCGGCCAGAGCGTCGTGCGCACCCGCCACGGTGAGTTCACCGCCCTCACCTACACGTGGACGCCCGACGGCGCGAAGTCGCTCGTCCTGGTGAAGGGCGACCCGTCGAAGGTCCAGCCCGCTCCGCTGGTGCGCCTGCACGGCGCCTGCGCCCTGGGCGACGTGTTCGGGTCACCGGATTGCAAGTGCAACCTGCTGCTGGACCGCGCGATGGAGAACGTCGCGCGCGAGGGCACGGGCGTCATCGTCTACCTGCCCGGCATGCACGGCAACGACTTCGGCATCCACCACAAGCGCGCGGGCGACGGCAGCAACGCGTCCGTCAGCCGCGCGGCCAACGAGTCCCGCGACGTGGGCATGGGCTGCCAGATCCTCACCGACCTGGGCGTGAGCACCATGCGCGTGATGTCCAACACGGACATGACCTACCGGGGCCTCTCCGGCTTCGGTCTCACCATCGAGTCGCGCCTGTCGCTCGACGTGGAGTAG
- the tmk gene encoding dTMP kinase yields MSAARKVALPGRFVVLEGLDGAGTTTQTERLASALRADGHAVVTTREPSDGPVGTMLRQALTGRLGLPQGRGPLAQETLALLFAADRTDHLHARVLPALEEGKVVLCDRYVLSSLAYQGASLPMAWVDSVNAHAVSPDLTLFVGVDPKVAAKRRAVRGGPAELFEADEAQRRIAKQYLKAITLRTKRERIVHIDGELSVEAVTEACLKEVRRLLARKR; encoded by the coding sequence GTGAGCGCCGCCAGGAAGGTCGCCCTGCCGGGGCGATTCGTCGTGCTGGAAGGCCTGGACGGAGCGGGCACCACCACGCAGACGGAGCGGCTGGCGTCCGCGCTGAGGGCGGACGGGCACGCGGTGGTGACGACGCGCGAGCCGTCCGACGGTCCAGTGGGAACGATGCTGCGCCAGGCGCTCACGGGCCGCCTGGGCTTGCCGCAGGGCCGTGGACCGTTGGCGCAGGAGACGTTGGCGCTGCTGTTCGCGGCGGACCGGACGGATCACCTGCACGCGCGAGTGCTGCCGGCGCTGGAGGAGGGCAAGGTGGTGTTGTGCGACCGCTACGTGCTGTCCTCGCTGGCGTACCAGGGCGCGAGCCTGCCCATGGCGTGGGTGGACTCGGTGAACGCGCACGCGGTGTCGCCGGACCTGACGCTGTTCGTGGGCGTGGATCCGAAGGTCGCGGCGAAGCGCCGGGCCGTGCGCGGAGGCCCCGCGGAGCTGTTCGAAGCGGACGAGGCCCAGCGGCGGATCGCGAAGCAGTACCTCAAGGCCATCACGCTGCGCACGAAGCGCGAGCGCATCGTGCACATCGACGGTGAGCTGTCCGTGGAGGCCGTGACGGAAGCGTGCCTCAAGGAAGTGCGGCGGCTGCTCGCGCGCAAGCGCTGA
- a CDS encoding AMP-binding protein has protein sequence MDAAENAEDLFHSTIHLADLLYPHAEQLGEGTSEEWSFSHLDTRARALGTWLRTLNAAGERVLLLYPPGHEYLVGFMGCLYVDAIAVPCSPPDPSQLDSALPQLLAIARDCGARFVLTTSGILEMSPRLTSETPELGELHWVATDMVPPSLAEDWTPPARAQKALPSVSMDVPLLDTDERYMLLPESNGPTPPDDSRCLPAQFRAQVARTPDAVAVEDETLTYAQLDAASDALAWHLREHGVDRDVRVGLCVERPTRMVVAMLGVLKAGGAFVPLDPDCPREQLAAMMEDSRARVLVTESRLVQYLPTDGVCTVLLDSEDAFELDVMGPPRAGTTLDAPAYVLYASGASGRPQGVMVTHRSVADFFSAMDSRVGAAPVGTWLAVSRICFDSSVLELLWTLVRGFRVAGAPHPRQPGLSACARAAAALP, from the coding sequence ACCCGGGCACGGGCACTGGGTACGTGGCTGCGGACGCTGAACGCGGCCGGCGAACGGGTGCTGCTGCTGTATCCCCCGGGCCACGAATACCTCGTGGGGTTCATGGGCTGCCTGTACGTGGACGCCATCGCGGTGCCGTGCTCCCCGCCGGATCCTTCCCAGTTGGACAGCGCACTGCCGCAGCTGCTTGCCATCGCTCGGGATTGCGGCGCGCGCTTCGTGCTGACGACGAGCGGCATCCTGGAGATGTCCCCTCGCCTCACGTCGGAGACGCCGGAGCTGGGGGAGCTCCATTGGGTGGCCACGGACATGGTGCCGCCGTCCCTCGCGGAGGACTGGACGCCGCCAGCCCGGGCGCAGAAAGCCTTGCCCTCCGTGTCCATGGACGTGCCGCTGCTCGACACGGACGAACGGTACATGCTGCTCCCCGAGTCGAACGGCCCGACGCCGCCGGATGACTCGCGCTGCCTCCCCGCGCAGTTCCGCGCGCAGGTGGCTCGCACGCCGGACGCGGTCGCGGTGGAAGATGAAACGCTCACCTACGCGCAGCTGGATGCGGCCAGCGACGCGCTGGCGTGGCACCTGCGCGAGCACGGCGTCGATCGGGACGTGCGCGTGGGTCTGTGCGTGGAGCGCCCCACCCGCATGGTGGTGGCGATGCTCGGCGTCCTCAAGGCAGGCGGCGCGTTCGTTCCGCTGGATCCGGACTGCCCGCGGGAACAGCTGGCCGCGATGATGGAGGACTCACGGGCTCGGGTGCTCGTCACGGAGTCCCGCCTGGTCCAGTACCTGCCGACGGACGGCGTGTGCACCGTCCTGCTGGACTCGGAGGACGCGTTCGAACTGGACGTGATGGGGCCTCCGCGCGCGGGCACGACGCTGGACGCCCCTGCCTACGTCCTCTACGCATCCGGCGCCTCCGGCAGGCCCCAGGGCGTGATGGTGACGCACCGGAGCGTGGCGGACTTCTTCAGCGCCATGGACTCACGGGTGGGCGCGGCGCCCGTGGGCACTTGGCTCGCCGTCAGCCGCATCTGCTTCGACAGCTCCGTGCTGGAGCTGTTGTGGACGCTCGTCCGCGGCTTCCGCGTCGCGGGAGCACCCCACCCTCGACAGCCGGGGCTCAGCGCTTGCGCGCGAGCAGCCGCCGCACTTCCTTGA